The Euphorbia lathyris chromosome 2, ddEupLath1.1, whole genome shotgun sequence genome includes a window with the following:
- the LOC136216511 gene encoding dol-P-Man:Man(7)GlcNAc(2)-PP-Dol alpha-1,6-mannosyltransferase: MASISEPSQILRQIGYDLMLGSIATFYVLMVPYTKVEESFNVQAMHDILYHRHELDNYDHLEFPGVVPRTFIGSFLVSILASPFILAISLLRLPKIYGLIAVRLALGSIVLFTLRFFRIQVRNKFGRQVESFFVILTAIQFHLLFYCTRPLPNILALAVVNLAYGYWLRGNFYAALNCLVFSTIVFRCDMLLLLGPLALQLLLTKSISLWEAIKYCTGVALLSIGLTMMVDSIMWKKLVWPEFEVLWFNSVLNRSSEWGTHQFFWYFTSALPRTLLAAYPLFVLGVLLDRRVLFFVLPVFSFTTLYSKLPHKELRFIISSVPMFNLSAAVAANRIYNNRKKNSWKFLNLIMVGLLLVSLGCTSVTFLASYDNYTSGHALKALHRMGPLDNKDTWWVHIDTFSAMNGISRFCENDYPWRYSKEEGIALDEFRHRNFTYLISEHSAVDGYECLFSVNGFSRAQLQLGFPPIILVKTPKVYTHGNTRIGEIMQLNWPGCS, from the exons ATGGCGTCAATTTCAGAACCTTCCCAAATTCTCCGGCAAATCG GCTATGACTTGATGTTGGGATCAATAGCTACATTCTATGTTCTCATGGTGCCATATACCAAAGTTGAAGAAAGCTTCAATGTTCAG GCTATGCACGACATTCTTTACCACCGGCACGAATTGGATAAT TATGATCATTTGGAGTTCCCTGGGGTTGTTCCTCGCACTTTTATTG gaTCCTTTCTTGTGTCAATTTTAGCATCTCCATTTATATTAGCTATCAGCTTATTGAGGCTGCCGAAGATTTACGGGCTTATTGCAG TCCGGTTGGCATTGGGCAGCATTGTTTTGTTTACGTTACGGTTCTTCCGTATTCAG GTTAGGAATAAATTTGGTCGTCAAGTGGAATCTTTTTTTGTCATATTGACTGCAATTCAGTTTCATCTGCTCTTCTATTGCACGCGCCCTCTCCCCAATATACTAGCTTTGGCTGTAG TTAACTTGGCGTATGGATATTGGTTGCGGGGGAATTTTTATGCAGCATTAAACTGTTTA GTTTTTTCTACCATCGTCTTTAGATGTGATATGCTGCTACTTCTAGGCCCTCTAGCCCTACAGCTTTTACTG ACTAAATCTATTTCATTGTGGGAAGCAATTAAATACTGCACTGGAGTGGCTCTGCTTTCCATAG GTCTTACCATGATGGTTGATTCGATAATGTGGAAGAAGTTGGTGTGGCCGGAAtttgaagttctttggttcaacTCTGTACTAAACCGCAGTTCCGAATGGGGT ACACATCAATTTTTTTGGTATTTCACTTCAGCTCTCCCTCGCACATTGCTTGCTGCATACCCTCTCTTTGTG TTGGGAGTCTTGCTTGATAGGAGggttttgttctttgttcttCCAGTTTTCTCCTTCACTACTCTTTACTCTAAGCTTCCACACAAA GAACTTCGATTTATTATTAGTTCAGTTCCAATGTTTAACTTATCTGCTGCAGTTGCAGCAAACAGAAT ATATAACAATAGGAAGAAGAATTCATGGAAATTCCTCAATTTAATTATGGTGGGATTACTTTTGGTCAG TTTAGGATGCACTTCAGTGACTTTCTTGGCATCATATGACAATTATACTAGCGGTCATGCATTAAAAGCTTTACATAGGATGG GCCCTCTTGATAATAAGGATACCTGGTGGGTTCATATTGACACCTTTTCAGCCATGAACGGTATATCTCGGTTCTGTGAAAACGATTATCCATGGAG GTATTCTAAAGAAGAAGGGATTGCACTGGATGAATTCCGTCACAGAAATTTTACATACCTTATCAG TGAGCACTCTGCTGTTGATGGATATGAGTGTTTATTCTCTGTAAATGGCTTCTCAAGAGCTCAACTTCAACTTGGATTTCCACCCATCATCCTG GTCAAAACGCCCAAGGTATATACCCACGGAAATACAAGAATCGGGGAAATCATGCAACTAAATTGGCCAGGATGCTCTTGA
- the LOC136216509 gene encoding pentatricopeptide repeat-containing protein At1g02150, translated as MLLQPSLYHQKAALSSTISYSPSLPWRNPHFTLRKTLNYNKLPITCSISQVHSYGAMDYERRPMIKWNSIYKKISLMENPELGAGKVLNEMEKSGKKLTKWELCRVVKELRKFKRHKYALEVYDWMNSREERFKLTASDAAIQLDLISKVRGVSSAEDFFEKVTDKVKDRRIYGALLNAYVRANMREKAESLIEKMRLKNYATHALPFNVMMTLYMNLKEYEKVETMVSEMREKKIQLDIYSYNIWLSSRGSQGSEDRMEEVFELMKADTSSIPNWTTFSTMATMYIKMGQLEKAEDCLRRVESRITGRDRIPYHYLLSLYGNVGNKEEVHRVWNVYKSIFPSIPNLGYHAIISSLIRMDDIGGAEKIYEEWLAVKVSYDPRIGNLLMGWYVRQGNSGKADVVFKQMVESGGKPNASTWEILTDGHIRDKRISEAVSSFKEAFVAEGSRSWKPKPVIVSSFFELCDEEGDTGNRRVLEGLFRDSGLLRDENYASLIGLSPTSNEVSGEEDRSDDINENETLVEQLQGSL; from the exons ATGCTTCTCCAACCTTCTCTATACCACCAAAAAGCTGCGCTCTCATCTACGATCTCCTACTCTCCATCTCTCCCATGGAGAAATCCTCATTTCACCCTTCGCAAAACACTTAATTACAATAAACTCCCTATAACTTGCTCAATATCGCAAGTCCACAGCTATGGAGCTATGGATTATGAGAGAAGACCGATGATCAAGTGGAATTCTATTTATAAGAAAATTTCATTGATGGAGAACCCCGAACTCGGCGCTGGAAAAGTGTTGAATGAGATGGAGAAAAGCGGGAAGAAGCTCACTAAGTGGGAGCTCTGTAGGGTTGTTAAGgaattgaggaagttcaagcgGCACAAATATGCTCTCGAG GTATATGATTGGATGAACAGCAGAGAAGAGAGGTTCAAATTAACTGCGAGTGATGCTGCAATTCAATTAGATCTTATTTCAAAAGTTCGTGGAGTTTCAAGTGCAGAAGACTTCTTCGAAAAAGTTACGGATAAGGTAAAAGACCGGAGAATATACGGTGCTTTGCTGAATGCTTATGTGAGAGCAAATATGCGAGAAAAGGCTGAATCTTTGATTGAAAAAATGAGACTTAAAAACTATGCAACACATGCTCTTCCTTTCAATGTGATGATGACTCTATATATGAACCTTAAGGAGTACGAAAAAGTCGAAACAATGGTTTCGGAGATGCGGGAAAAGAAAATACAACTTGATATATATTCCTACAATATCTGGTTATCATCTCGTGGTTCGCAGGGATCCGAAGACAGAATGGAGGAGGTTTTCGAGCTAATGAAAGCCGATACCTCTAGTATTCCGAACTGGACAACGTTTAGCACGATGGCTACAATGTATATTAAGATGGGACAGTTAGAAAAAGCTGAAGATTGCCTGAGGAGGGTTGAGAGTAGAATCACCGGCCGCGATCGGATACCTTACCATTATCTTTTAAGTCTATATGGTAATGTTGGTAACAAAGAAGAGGTTCACCGCGTGTGGAACGTTTACAAATCGATCTTCCCTAGTATTCCGAATTTGGGATATCATGCTATAATCTCGTCTCTAATTCGAATGGATGATATCGGAGGAGCTGAAAAGATTTACGAGGAATGGCTCGCGGTTAAGGTATCTTATGACCCAAGAATAGGGAATTTGTTGATGGGTTGGTATGTTAGGCAAGGAAATTCGGGTAAAGCCGACGTGGTCTTCAAACAAATGGTGGAATCGGGAGGAAAGCCGAATGCAAGTACATGGGAGATTCTCACGGATGGGCATATCCGCGATAAGAGAATATCCGAAGCTGTGTCTAGCTTCAAGGAAGCTTTCGTTGCAGAAGGGTCGAGAAGTTGGAAGCCGAAGCCTGTCATTGTATCGTCCTTCTTCGAACTGTGTGACGAAGAAGGTGACACGGGTAATAGGCGAGTTTTAGAGGGTTTGTTTAGGGACTCAGGATTGCTTCGGGATGAAAATTATGCATCGTTAATCGGACTATCTCCCACGAGCAATGAAGTGTCAGGTGAGGAAGACCGGAGCGACGATATAAATGAGAATGAAACACTTGTGGAGCAATTACAGGGAAGTCTATGA